The following coding sequences lie in one Primulina huaijiensis isolate GDHJ02 chromosome 2, ASM1229523v2, whole genome shotgun sequence genomic window:
- the LOC140963422 gene encoding glycolipid transfer protein 1-like: MKMEDRSVFILSLEGIKHVKSEEGDLLTKPFLNVCKLIIPIIDKFGPAMTIVKLDINSNISRLESRHKSNPSRFNYLYSLIQAEIETNTAKSSSSCTNALLWLTRAIDFLVELLHNLEQHQDWPMSQVYNDSYTKTLKKWHGWLATSSSMVAIKLAPDKKKFMEVIGTQGDIHGDIQKFCTDFSLITLSIHKFLGSVGLDNMKTS; the protein is encoded by the exons atGAAAATGGAAGATCGATCCGTGTTTATTCTCAGTTTGGAAGGTATAAAGCATGTGAAATCTGAAGAAGGGGATTTGCTAACCAAGCCTTTCTTGAATGTGTGCAAACTCATAATCCCTATTATAG ATAAATTCGGGCCAGCCATGACAATCGTAAAATTAGACATCAATAGCAACATATCG AGGCTGGAATCAAGGCACAAGTCAAATCCATCAAGATTTAACTACTTGTACAGCTTGATACAAGCTGAGATCGAGACAAACACTGCTAAATCATCCTCTAGCTGCACCAATGCACTTCTCTGGTTAACAAG AGCTATTGATTTTCTAGTCGAGCTATTGCATAATCTAGAACAACATCAAGATTGGCCGATGTCCCAAGTTTACAACGATTCATACACCAAGACCTTGAAAAAATGGCATGGTTGGCTTGCTACTTCAAGTTCTAtg GTTGCAATTAAGCTAGCACCGGATAAGAAGAAGTTCATGGAGGTGATTGGAACACAAGGTGACATCCATGGAGACATacaaaaattctgcacagatttctCACTGATCACTTTAAGCATTCACAAGTTTCTG GGCAGTGTTGGATTGGACAATATGAAAACATCATGA
- the LOC140963436 gene encoding uncharacterized protein, which produces MDAQISCEINVQEIPHKQVLAEKNNPSTVHDRNDRKLIRNICILAHVDHGKTTLADHLIASYGGGLLHPKQAGKLRFMDYLDEEQRRAITMKSSSIALQFKEYTINLIDSPGHMDFCCEVSTAARLSDGALVLVDAVEGVHIQTHAVLRQAWIEKLTPCLVLNKVDRLICELRLSPMEAYNRLLRIIHEVNGIVSAYKSEKYLSDVDSILSLASSGDAGDDNCEHIENDEEDTFQPQKGNVVFACALDGWGFGINDFAEFYASKLGASSAALQRALWGPHYFNAKTKMIVGKKGISSGSKTRPMFVQFILEPLWQVYQSTLEASGDRGVLDKVIKSFNLSIPSRELQNKDPKAVLQAVMRRWLPLSDTILSMVAKYIPDPRAAQSLRISRLLPKRDGLDDRDILGALTEAEFVRKSVESCDSGPYAPSVAFVSKMFAVPLKMLPREEIVDNSLDDGDSGECFLAFARVFSGVLFAGQRVFVLSALYDPLKVESNQKHVQEAELQSLYLMMGQGLKPVATAKAGNIVAIRGLGQYILKSATLSSTINSWPFSSMVFQVSPTLKVAIEPSDPAEMGALMKGLRLLNRADPFVEISVSATGEHVLAAAGEVHLERCINDLKERFAKVSLEVSPPLVSYKETIEGGMTNPLENLKLLSGSSDYVERTTPNGRCVVRVQVMKLPATLTKLLDEVSESFGDIIGGKSRHVNDLEGLRCSIVEKANPNEAIKKRMTEAVESDFLSGTSEIEKDQVERCRISWKNFFKRIWALGPRHIGPNILLTPVRENYTEGSVLIRGSPYVSERLGFLDARDCNDASRESPFVMDGTLLKEAESLETSVLSGFQLATSAGPLCDEPMWGLAFIVETYISPMEKQSNKNNSSLHQPEHYGISTGQVMSTVKEACRAAVLQRKPRLVEAMYFCELNTPTEYLGPMYAVLARRRAQVIKEEMQEGSPLFTVHAYVPVAESFGFADELRRWTSGASSALLVLSHWETLSEDPFFVPKTEEELEEFGDGSSVLQNTARKLIDAVRRRKGLPVEDKVVQHATKQRTLARKV; this is translated from the exons ATGGATGCTCAGATATCTTGTGAAATCAACGTGCAAGAAATACCACATAAACAG GTCTTGGCAGAGAAGAATAATCCATCCACTGTTCATGATAGAAATGATCGCAAGCTGATCCGGAATATTTGCATTCTTGCGCATGTTGATCATGGCAAGACTACGCTTGCAGATCATTTAATCGCATCTTATGGTGGTGGCCTGCTCCATCCAAAGCAGGCTGGTAAACTTAGATTCATGGATTACTTGGATGAGGAACAGCGGCGTGCAATAACTATGAAGAGCTCGTCGATTGCCCTTCAGTTCAAAGAGTATACCATCAATTTAATAGATTCACCAGGCCATATGGATTTCTGTTGTGAAGTTTCTACAGCAGCTAGGTTGAGTGATGGTGCATTGGTTCTAGTGGATGCTGTGGAGGGTGTTCATATTCAAACTCATGCTGTGTTGCGTCAAGCATGGATTGAGAAACTGACACCATGTTTAGTTCTGAATAAAGTCGATCGGTTGATATGTGAGTTGAGGTTGAGCCCTATGGAGGCATACAATAGGTTGTTGAGAATCATACATGAGGTTAATGGGATAGTCAGTGCTTACAAGTCAGAAAAGTACTTATCAGATGTGGATTCTATTTTGTCTCTTGCTTCATCTGGTGATGCAGGTGACGATAATTGTGAGCATATTGAGAATGATGAGGAGGATACTTTTCAACCTCAGAAAGGAAATGTTGTCTTTGCATGTGCTCTTGATGGGTGGGGATTTGGAATAAATGATTTTGCAGAGTTCTATGCTTCTAAGCTTGGGGCAAGCTCAGCTGCGTTGCAAAGAGCATTATGGGGACCTCATTATTTCAATGCTAAAACTAAGATGATTGTGGGCAAGAAGGGAATCAGCAGTGGTTCGAAAACTAGGCCCATGTTTGTTCAGTTTATATTGGAGCCACTTTGGCAAGTTTATCAGAGTACTTTGGAAGCAAGTGGAGATAGAGGGGTTCTTGACAAGGTAATAAAATCTTTCAATCTATCTATACCTTCACGTGAACTTCAAAATAAGGATCCTAAAGCTGTGCTTCAAGCTGTCATGAGGCGTTGGCTTCCATTGTCGGATACAATCTTGTCAATGGTGGCCAAATACATTCCAGATCCCCGTGCTGCACAGTCTCTTCGAATATCAAGATTGCTACCTAAAAGAGATGGCTTGGATGATAGAGATATCTTAGGTGCCCTTACGGAGGCAGAATTTGTGAGGAAATCTGTTGAGAGTTGTGATTCTGGCCCTTATGCACCGTCTGTTGCATTTGTTTCTAAGATGTTTGCTGTTCCCTTGAAGATGCTCCCACGAGAAGAAATTGTAGATAATTCTTTAGATGATGGAGATTCAGGAGAGTGCTTTCTTGCATTTGCAAGGGTCTTCAGTGGGGTTCTCTTTGCGGGACAGAGGGTTTTTGTGCTTTCAGCATTATATGATCCACTGAAGGTGGAATCAAATCAGAAGCATGTCCAGGAAGCTGAGTTGCAATCTTTGTATCTAATGATGGGTCAAGGACTGAAACCAGTAGCAACTGCTAAGGCAGGAAATATTGTTGCTATTCGAGGGCTTGGGCAGTATATATTGAAAAGTGCTACTCTTTCATCTACTATCAATTCCTGGCCTTTCTCTAGCATGGTTTTCCAGGTTTCACCTACACTTAAGGTCGCAATCGAGCCATCTGATCCTGCTGAAATGGGTGCTCTGATGAAAGGGCTGCGGCTCTTAAACCGTGCAGATCCTTTTGTCGAGATTTCTGTTTCTGCTACAGGGGAGCACGTTCTTGCTGCTGCTGGAGAAGTTCATCTAGAGAGGTGTATTAACGATCTGAAGGAAAGATTTGCAAAGGTGAGTTTGGAAGTATCTCCTCCACTCGTATCATATAAAGAGACAATTGAGGGTGGGATGACTAATCCTCTGGAGAATCTGAAGTTACTGAGTGGGAGCTCTGACTATGTTGAGAGGACAACACCGAATGGTAGGTGTGTTGTACGAGTGCAGGTCATGAAACTTCCAGCTACTCTTACCAAGCTTCTAGATGAAGTATCAGAGTCATTTGGAGATATAATCGGAGGTAAATCTAGGCATGTGAATGACTTGGAAGGTTTGAGGTGTAGTATTGTTGAAAAAGCGAATCCAAATGAGGCCATCAAGAAAAGGATGACAGAGGCCGTGGAGAGTGATTTCTTATCTGGAACTTCTGAGATAGAGAAGGATCAGGTTGAGAGATGCAGAATATCTTggaaaaactttttcaaaaggATCTGGGCTTTGGGACCTAGACATATTGGTCCTAACATTCTCCTTACTCCAGTGAGAGAAAATTATACAGAGGGTTCTGTTCTTATCAGGGGCTCTCCTTATGTTTCTGAAAGATTAGGTTTTCTAGATGCACGTGACTGCAATGATGCATCTAGAGAATCACCATTTGTAATGGATGGAACGTTGTTAAAAGAAGCTGAGAGTTTAGAGACCAGTGTATTGTCTGGATTTCAGTTAGCCACTTCCGCTGGTCCTTTGTGCGATGAACCTATGTGGGGTTTGGCTTTTATTGTTGAGACTTACATATCTCCCATGGAAAAACAGTCTAACAAGAATAATTCTTCTCTACATCAACCGGAGCATTATGGCATTTCCACAGGACAAGTTATGAGCACAGTCAAGGAGGCTTGCAGAGCAGCTGTTCTCCAGAGGAAGCCTAGGCTTGTTGAAGCTATGTACTTTTGTGAATTGAACACCCCGACTGAATATTTGGGACCAATGTATGCAGTACTTGCTCGAAGACGAGCTCAAGTCATCAAGGAGGAAATGCAAGAAGGTTCCCCTTTATTCACTGTACATGCATATGTGCCAGTCGCTGAAAGTTTTGGATTTGCTGATGAGCTAAGAAGATGGACTTCTGGAGCATCAAGTGCTCTACTTGTTCTAAGCCACTGGGAAACACTTTCGGAGGATCCTTTTTTTGTACCCAAAACGGAAGAGGAACTCGAAGAATTTGGAGATGGTTCCAGTGTCCTGCAGAATACAGCTAGGAAGCTCATTGATGCCGTTAGGCGACGGAAGGGTCTTCCGGTGGAGGACAAAGTTGTTCAGCATGCAACCAAACAACGGACATTGGCTCGTAAAGTATAG
- the LOC140963428 gene encoding LOW QUALITY PROTEIN: putative pentatricopeptide repeat-containing protein At3g23330 (The sequence of the model RefSeq protein was modified relative to this genomic sequence to represent the inferred CDS: inserted 2 bases in 1 codon; substituted 2 bases at 2 genomic stop codons) — protein sequence MLTFTPMRSPVQTVKTLMNDPASIKTSSQAKQLHAQIIKFKGRGVPFFEFTTIILSIYSNFSLLQDSLSLFKGLRSPPTKAWKSIIKCCASTGHFVESLTFFKKMMVLGKNPGRNVFPSVLKTCAHLRDLKLGEAVHGCIVQLGLDSDLFTGNALMNMYAKLESLDGQNVLDGVSETNRTCGFEKIIKKLRNSREFIQDSESCLAVVIESSSSDHMIGDGSHETGQHFGGQVFDVDQIEYFDSSVKNQLNPCGGETQILNGLKERKKGTLPQDSVTKVFEMMPIRDLVSWNTVLGGYVQNGMYEEALMTIREMAIGNLKPDSFTLSSVLSILAYRQESMNGKEIHGYAIRHGFDKDVFIGSGLVDMYANSSLVEDSYKIFRSLPQKDKVSWNTMIAACVDNGWFDKGLELLREMLMANIKPVAFTFSSIVPICSQLTMLCLGKQLHGYIMRHWFDNNIYVASSLVHMYSKCGNIRIAQWIFDKMEFHDAISCTSMIMAYAVHGHAQDAILLFEKMEIEGVKPNPRSFLAVLTACSHAGLVDKSLNYFRSMTQNYAISPCLEHYAAVADLLGRMGRLDEAYEFISSMHVAPTSSIWSTLLSACRVRKNIELAEKIAKEMFIIDPKDTTPYLLLSHVYVSAGRWKDAMKLRTKMRKKGMKKLPACSWIEVEKSIHFFVSGDGSLSNDKQMNMALQDLMEQTELGDHVPDSSXELYDVDEEXKDALFVHIEHLAIALGVVGSPQRTSIRVVKNLRVCXSWHTATKFISKMLNKKVIVQMIFDFTIFKWTMLLQRLLERRVVNMS from the exons ATGCTTACATTTACACCCATGAGAAGTCCTGTGCAAACCGTCAAGACCTTGATGAATGATCCTGCATCTATCAAAACAAGCTCCCAAGCCAAGCAACTGCATGCCCAGATAATTAAGTTTAAAGGAAGAGGTGTTCCTTTTTTTGAATTTACTACTATCATTCTGTCCATTTACTCTAATTTTAGCCTCTTGCAAGACTCCCTATCACTTTTCAAAGGCCTTCGATCGCCACCGACCAAGGCCTGGAAATCCATCATTAAGTGCTGTGCTTCCACTGGTCATTTTGTGGAATCTTTaacttttttcaagaaaatgatgGTCTTGGGGAAGAACCCTGGTAGAAATGTGTTCCCTTCTGTGCTGAAGACTTGTGCTCATTTGAGGGACTTAAAGCTTGGTGAGGCTGTGCATGGATGCATTGTACAGCTTGGGTTGGATTCTGACCTTTTCACTGGGAATGCGTTGATGAACATGTATGCAAAGTTGGAGTCTTTGGATGGTCAAAATGTTTTGGATGGTGTTTCTGAAACAAACAGAACATGTGGATTTGAAAAGATTATCAAGAAGTTACGAAATTCACGTGAATTTATTCAAGATTCTGAGTCGTGTTTAGCCGTTGTCATTGAAAGTAGTAGTAGTGATCATATGATTGGCGATGGCTCACATGAGACAGGTCAACATTTTGGAGGGCAAGTGTTTGATGTTGATCAGATAGAGTATTTCGACAGTAGCGTGAAGAATCAGTTGAATCCTTGTGGTGGAGAGACACAAATCCTCAATGGTTTGAAAGAGAGAAAGAAGGGGACTTTGCCCCAGGATAGCGTGACTAAAGTTTTTGAAATGATGCCAATTAGAGATTTGGTGTCATGGAACACAGTTCTTGGAGGATACGTTCAAAATGGAATGTATGAGGAAGCTCTTATGACAATTAGAGAGATGGCAATAGGGAATCTGAAGCCAGATTCTTTCACTTTGTCTAGTGTACTTTCGATACTCGCATATCGTCAGGAGTCCATGAACGGAAAAGAGATTCATGGATATGCCATTAGGCATGGTTTTGATAAAGATGTATTTATTGGAAGTGGTTTGGTCGATATGTATGCAAATAGTTCACTGGTGGAAGATTCATATAAGATTTTTAGATCATTGCCTCAGAAGGATAAGGTTTCTTGGAACACAATGATAGCCGCGTGTGTGGACAATGGCTGGTTTGATAAAGGTTTAGAATTGCTGAGGGAGATGTTGATGGCAAATATCAAACCTGTGGCTTTCACATTTTCAAGCATTGTgccaatatgttcccaattgaCTATGCTCTGTTTGGGTAAACAGCTTCATGGATACATTATGAGGCATTGGTTTGATAATAATATCTATGTAGCTAGCTCCCTCGTGCACATGTACTCAAAATGTGGTAACATAAGGATTGCTCAGTGGATTTTTGATAAAATGGAATTTCATGATGCAATTTCATGTACTTCTATGATAATGGCATATGCAGTGCATGGTCACGCCCAAGATGCAATTTTGTTGTTTGAGAAGATGGAAATAGAGGGGGTGAAGCCCAATCCTCGATCTTTCTTGGCTGTTCTGACCGCCTGTAGCCATGCTGGATTGGTTGataaatctttgaattattttaggAGTATGACTCAAAATTATGCAATTTCTCCATGCCTGGAGCACTATGCTGCCGTAGCAGACCTTCTTGGTCGAATGGGTAGACTGGATGAAGCTTATGAGTTCATATCCAGCATGCATGTTGCACCAACTAGTAGTATTTGGTCCACGTTGCTGTCTGCATGTCGAGTACGCAAGAACATTGAACTGGCTGAAAAGATTGCAAAAGAAATGTTTATAATTGATCCTAAAGATACCACGCCATACCTTCTCCTGTCTCATGTCTATGTTTCTGCTGGGAGATGGAAAGATGCGATGAAGTTGAGAACTAAAATGAGAAAAAAGGGGATGAAAAAGTTGCCAGCTTGCAGCTGGATTGAAGTCGAGAAATCAATACATTTTTTTGTGTCAGGAGATGGAAGCCTCTCAAATGATAAACAGATGAACATGGCACTGCAAGATCTTATGGAGCAGACAGAACTCGGAGACCATGTTCCAGACTCAAGTTAGGAGCTGTATGATGTTGATGAGGAGTGAAAAGACGCATTGTTTGTACACATTGAACATCTTGCGATAGCATTAGGCGTTGTTGGTAGTCCTCAAAGAACGTCAATTCGGGTGGTCAAGAATCTCAGAGTATG ATCATGGCATACTGCTACAAAGTTCATATCCAAGATGCTGAACAAAAAGGTCATCGTTCAGATGATATTCGATTTCACGATTTTCAAGTGGACAATGTTATTGCAGAGATTACTGGAGAGACGAGTAGTTAATATGTCATAA